In the Phaseolus vulgaris cultivar G19833 chromosome 7, P. vulgaris v2.0, whole genome shotgun sequence genome, one interval contains:
- the LOC137829973 gene encoding U-box domain-containing protein 3 — protein sequence MHIGQTDTTSVKCLINSISRFIHLVSCQTMKPVTFQKICNNMVGVLKRLKPVLDDVMDHLIPSDVNLCKECEELDKRVNEARDFIEKWSPKTSRIHSVLQGGTLLIKLQSTSLDICHMIVRSLQSPPSASVLANLQHYIQELQCLKKEIAMVYIEEALRNQRDNIEPCKVRLKEIIELLKLTSNQELLKESIAVEKERLNTEANKMIADIEEINEIVNLVRSLRDYVIKTECPVVKSGLSIPPYFLCPLSLELMLDPVIVASGQTYERQSIQKWLDHGLTVCPKTRQRLTHTNLIPNYTVKAMIATWCEENNVKLSGNSEHKKYACVPMDNLLPQDLTHDCRAGSLSSSNSISRSSLQTENAFEKQKGNNSTRLCGEYNGCQSEAAEKCEQESPYTHSRSESFSSSISSTDCAVSKEVSGISSRHQNVKVLSGEITNTCPSPGNKQSGISPLLSGKTFQNPGSNVGLLENGNNNDNNNNNSNNNSLSIFDSHSVFNSGSDELTTSSQASRLIEDLHSQSIETQTTAAEELRLLTKHNRENRTIVGQCGAAMPLLSLLYSDMKVTQEHAVTALLNLSINEDNKALIMEAGAIEPLIHVLKTGNDSAKENSAATLFSLSVIENNKARIGRSGAVKALVDLLASGTLRGKKDAATALFNLSIFHENKARIVQAGAVKFLVRLMDNAGGMADKSVALLSNLSTIPEGRIEIARERGIPLLVEFVESGSQRGKENAASILLQLCLHSSKFCNLVLQEGAVPPLVALSVSGTPRAKEKAQQLLSHFRNQREQAASGKGKS from the exons ATGCATATAG GTCAGACAGATACAACTTCTGTGAAATGTCTGATCAACAGCATTTCTCGATTCATTCACCTGGTTTCATGTCAAACAATGAAACCTGTGACCTTTCAGAAGATCTGTAATAATATGGTTGGGGTGTTAAAGCGTTTGAAGCCGGTGCTTGATGACGTTATGGATCACTTAATCCCATCAGATGTCAATCTATGTAAAGAGTGTGAGGAATTGGATAAGCGAGTTAATGAAGCCAGAGACTTCATTGAAAAATGGAGTCCAAAGACGAGCAGGATTCACAGT GTTCTACAAGGTGGTACATTGTTGATCAAGTTACAGAGCACTTCTCTAGATATCTGTCACATGATAGTTAGATCCTTACAGTCACCTCCATCTGCATCAGTTTTGGCTAATCTCCAG CACTATATCCAGGAACTTCAGTGTCTCAAGAAGGAAATTGCAATGGTCTATATAGAAGAAGCGCTGAGAAACCAAAGAGACAATATTGAACCATGCAAGGTTCGTCTCAAGGAAATTATTGAGTTACTTAAATTGACATCAAATCAGGAGCTCTTAAAAGAAAGCATTGCTGTAGAAAAGGAAAGGTTGAACACTGAAGCCAATAAAATGATAGCGGACATTGAAGAAATTAATGAAATTGTGAATCTTGTCCGTAGTTTGCGTGATTATGTGATCAAAACTGAGTGCCCTGTAGTCAAGAGTGGTCTCTCAATCCCTCCATACTTCCTCTGTCCTTTATCGTTGGAACTCATGTTGGATCCTGTTATTGTGGCTTCGGGTCAAACATATGAGAGGCAATCCATCCAAAAGTGGCTTGATCATGGACTGACAGTTTGTCCCAAAACTCGTCAGAGACTTACCCATACAAATCTCATTCCCAATTACACTGTCAAAGCTATGATAGCAACTTGGTGTGAGGAAAATAATGTCAAACTTTCTGGTAACTCTGAGCACAAAAAATATGCCTGTGTCCCCATGGATAATTTATTGCCTCAAGATTTAACTCATGATTGCCGTGCTGGGTCTTTATCTAGTAGCAATTCCATTTCAAGATCATCTCTTCAAACTGAAAATGCATTTGAAAAGCAAAAGGGTAATAACTCTACCAGATTATGCGGAGAATACAATGGATGCCAGAGTGAAGCAGCTGAAAAGTGTGAGCAAGAGTCCCCATATACTCACAGCAGAAGTGAATCATTTTCAAGTTCAATTTCTAGTACTGATTGTGCAGTTTCGAAAGAGGTGTCAGGGATATCCAGTAGGCATCAAAATGTGAAGGTGCTCTCTGGAGAAATCACAAACACGTGTCCTTCACCTGGTAACAAACAATCAGGGATATCTCCTTTGTTATCTGGAAAGACATTTCAAAACCCTGGATCAAATGTGGGATTGTTGGAGAATGGAaacaataatgataataataataacaatagtaataataatagtcTTTCAATATTTGATTCCCATTCTGTTTTCAACTCCGGGTCAGATGAATTGACCACATCATCTCAAGCCAGTAGATTGATTGAAGATCTTCACAGCCAATCAATTGAAACACAGACTACTGCTGCAGAAGAATTGAGGCTCCTCACGAAGCATAACCGGGAAAACCGTACCATTGTAGGGCAGTGTGGGGCTGCCATGCCTTTGCTTTCATTGCTATATTCAGACATGAAGGTAACACAAGAGCATGCTGTGACAGCTCTACTGAACTTGTCAATTAATGAAGATAACAAGGCCTTGATCATGGAAGCAGGAGCCATAGAACCTCTAATCCATGTTTTGAAGACAGGAAATGATAGTGCCAAGGAGAATTCTGCGGCAACTCTATTCAGCCTCTCAGTAATTGAGAACAATAAGGCAAGAATTGGTCGTTCTGGAGCAGTTAAAGCTTTGGTTGATCTTCTTGCCTCAGGGACTCTTAGAGGAAAGAAGGATGCGGCTACTGCTTTATTTAACCTGTCAATATTTCATGAGAATAAAGCTCGTATAGTTCAAGCTGGAGCAGTGAAATTTCTGGTTCGGTTAATGGACAATGCTGGTGGAATGGCTGACAAGTCTGTTGCTCTTCTGTCAAACCTGTCAACAATTCCAGAGGGCCGAATAGAAATTGCAAGGGAAAGGGGTATCCCCTTACTTGTTGAATTTGTTGAGTCAGGTTCCCAGAGGGGAAAGGAAAATGCTGCCTCCATTCTCTTGCAATTGTGCCTTCATAGTTCTAAGTTCTGTAATCTGGTTTTGCAAGAAGGAGCTGTCCCTCCCCTAGTTGCATTGTCAGTATCTGGTACACCAAGAGCAAAGGAAAAG GCACAACAGCTTCTCAGCCATTTTCGCAATCAGCGGGAACAAGCTGCTTCTGGGAAGGGAAAATCATGA